A window of Solanum stenotomum isolate F172 chromosome 3, ASM1918654v1, whole genome shotgun sequence contains these coding sequences:
- the LOC125860136 gene encoding protein BREAKING OF ASYMMETRY IN THE STOMATAL LINEAGE — protein sequence MSSPYTVTKLVRWRIRDWVSCFYACRFPLEEESNKFCVMTPQKPSRKMVFDPIGDNSRKNRKKKLNKKMEQRKKEIVKVSAEKGDKEGENDSTWPRFSEEDYIVFCFEDDGGIHIVEDRKSEVFHQKIDHANVNSKSVCRKLKYVENAPEFLPQSKSDTISVDGENSFESAEEQIPVIDDKDGGKGIDDMEDEWPPAVVKEISHIGEVSDGKTTPSAESSDSNYSTGSTGSFAFPVLGWELMGSPAQMPKPEEDDEDDDKEEEGSRFGKHKAWCSVRHHCCKF from the exons ATGAGCAGTCCATACACAGTAACCAAGCTTGTTAGATGGCGAATTAGAGATTGGGTATCTTGTTTCTATGCTTGCAGGTTCCCTTTag AGGAAGAATCGAATAAGTTTTGCGTAATGACGCCTCAGAAACCGAGTAGGAAAATGGTTTTCGATCCGATTGGTGATAATAGCAGGAAGAATAGAAAGAAGAAGTTGAATAAGAAAATGGAACAGAGGAAAAAGGAAATAGTGAAAGTTTCAGCAGAGAAGGGTGATAAGGAAGGAGAAAATGACTCGACCTGGCCTCGATTCTCAGAAGAGGATTATATAGTGTTTTGCTTTGAAGACGATGGAGGAATACATATAGTGGAAGATAGAAAATCGGAGGTATTTCACCAGAAAATTGATCATGCTAACGTTAATTCAAAATCTGTTTGTAGGAAG CTTAAATATGTAGAGAATGCACCAGAGTTCCTTCCTCAGAGTAAAAGCGACACGATCAGTGTAGATGGAGAAAATAGCTTTGAATCAGCTGAAGAACAGATCCCCGTTATAGACGATAAG GACGGGGGAAAAGGAATCGATGATATGGAAGATGAATGGCCACCGGCTGTTGTTAAGGAGATCAGTCACATAGGTGAGGTTAGTGATGGCAAAACAACTCCATCTGCGGAATCAAGTGATTCTAATTACTCCACTGGTAGCACGGGTTCCTTTGCCTTCCCTGT GTTGGGCTGGGAATTGATGGGCAGTCCAGCTCAAATGCCAAAACCTGAAGAAGACGATGAAGACGacgacaaagaagaagaaggctcGCGTTTTGGGAAGCATAAGGCTTGGTGCAGTGTGCGTCATCACTGTTGCAAATTTTGA
- the LOC125860642 gene encoding protein MICROTUBULE BINDING PROTEIN 2C yields MYEPQQLLDLQDNNGGFGAGADSRSWLSGEDRSPTLRRTDSSLSNSAAGTVDRTLFNDLVQIVPLVQSLIDRKAKSSFTRRGSMTYTKTPSRESLYKKTSEAKGRNAAQSTKKHRDQNKNVGGDQDGCSDNISMTSSRSYLSEKDREELMALRGQVEDLQKKLSEKDELLKEVEISKNEMASIYAKLDEMKKEYAEKDSLLKSTQAQLSDAKVKLADKQAAVEKLEWEAMTSSKKVEKLQEDLDVVRQEIAWFMQFVQQLTKNGSRTLAEDYDVIPYLCSKNIENDQPNEIGMEEVELAREAYIAAIAAAKENQDEASFSEAAKARLYLQSLVIRT; encoded by the exons ATGTATGAGCCTCAGCAGTTACTAGATTTGCAGGACAACAATGGCGGTTTCGGTGCCGGAGCTGACTCCAGGTCTTGGCTTTCCGGCGAGGACCGCTCTCCTACTCTCCGGCGAACTGATTCTTCTCTCTCTAATTCGGCTGCCGGAACTGTTGACCGTACCCTCTTTAATGACCTCGTCCAGATCGTCCCCCTTGTTCAATCTCTCATT GATCGAAAGGCGAAGTCTTCATTTACTAGAAGGGGATCAATGACCTACACTAAAACGCCTTCAAGGGAGTCTCTTTACAAGAAG ACTTCTGAAGCAAAAGGAAGAAATGCAGCTCAATCAACAAAAAAGCATAGGgaccaaaataaaaatgttgGTGGTGACCAAGATGGATGCTCTGATAACATTTCAATGACGTCCTCAAGATCATATTTGTCAGAAAAAGATAGAGAAGAATTGATGGCTTTGAGGGGGCAAGTGGAGGATTTGCAAAAGAAATTATCGGAGAAAGATGAACTTTTGAAGGAAGTAGAGATCTCAAAGAATGAAATGGCTTCTATTTATGCTAAACTAGATGAAATGAAGAAGGAATATGCAGAAAAGGACTCTTTACTCAAATCGACTCAAGCGCAACTATCAGATGCAAAG GTTAAGCTAGCTGACAAGCAAGCAGCTGTGGAGAAGTTAGAATGGGAAGCTATGACTTCCAGCAAGAAAGTGGAGAAACTACAGGAAGATTTAGATGTGGTGCGGCAAGAAATCGCATGGTTCATGCAGTTTGTTCAACAATTGACAAAGAATGGTTCTAGGACTTTAGCTGAAGATTATGATGTTATCCCTTACTTATGCAGCAAGAACATTGAAAAC GATCAGCCAAATGAAATAGGAATGGAGGAAGTAGAGTTGGCAAGAGAAGCTTATATTGCAGCAATTGCTGCTGCTAAAGAAAATCAAGATGAAGCATCTTTTTCCGAAGCTGCCAAAGCAAGATTATATCTGCAGTCACTTGTTATAAGAACATAA
- the LOC125859837 gene encoding uncharacterized protein LOC125859837 translates to MECKLPELVVFLQDSNHQVFKDICMEGEQCSLENCELNHHNIYYMLKYELDNSAELENRVSESYEGIVKQFDDSKNLLMEGKSDTEIADAISYSHDVPKQPSLDREFVDQKENQDQELKLVSMMSKFVSKEVSCNKSSISDSISREASAQNTKAENNTSTENGTPRNLASLFADQNTEKFPDREDMNLVVIATKQCHDNISIRSSSTNSTKSFAFPILTSEWPGSPVKMVAADKREFKRRSCHWKTCFGCCKF, encoded by the exons ATGGAGTGCAAACTACCTGAGTTAGTTGTTTTTCTTCAAGACAGCAACCATCAAGTTTTCAAGGACATATGTATGGAAGGAGAACAATGTTCTTTGGAAAATTGTGAGTTGAACCaccataatatttattacatGCTCAAGTATGAACTGGACAATAGCGCAGAATTAGAGAACAGAGTTTCTGAATCGTACGAGGGCATTGTTAAGCAGTTTGACGACTCTAAAAATCTGTTGATGGAAGGTAAATCGGATACTGAGATTGCTGATGCCATTTCCTATAGCCACGATGTTCCAAAACAGCCGAGTTTGGACAGAGAATTCGTTGATCAAAAAGAGAATCAG GATCAAGAGCTGAAACTAGTTTCGATGATGTCTAAGTTTGTCTCCAAAGAAGTATCTTGTAACAAAAGTAGTATATCAGATTCAATCTCTAGAGAAGCATCAGCACAAAATACAAAGGCTGAAAACAACACCAGCACTGAAAATGGAACGCCAAGAAATTTAGCGTCATTGTTTGCAGATCAGAACACTGAAAAGTTTCCAGATCGTGAAGACATGAATCTTGTTGTCATAGCAACGAAGCAATGTCATGATAACATCTCTATACGCTCGAGTAGCACCAACAGCACAAAATCTTTTGCCTTTCCTAT ACTAACCTCAGAGTGGCCCGGCAGCCCTGTCAAGATGGTGGCAGCCGATAAGAGAGAGTTTAAAAGGCGAAGTTGTCACTGGAAAACGTGCTTTGGTTGCTgcaaattttga